From Bradyrhizobium symbiodeficiens, the proteins below share one genomic window:
- a CDS encoding MaoC family dehydratase — protein MSARYEELKGLNNLGQKYAYADREVMLYAYGIGLGADPMDEKELAFVNEGTLTPRPLKVVPTFASVAAWGSGPGEMNLNRVMVVDGERDITFHQPLPVAAHITADSSVVEVYDKGKDKGVVIVHQTVLKNEKGEKLATLVASRFARGDGGFGGPSLTQPDPHKIPSRAPDKTIDITTRPDQALVYRLCGDRNPLHSDPEFAKKAGFPRPILHGMCTYGITCRGVLQTYADYDASAFRQHVARFSSPVYPGETVTMDLWKDGNVISFEAKVKSRGVTVIKNGKTVLG, from the coding sequence ATGTCCGCCAGATACGAAGAGCTCAAAGGCCTGAACAACCTAGGCCAGAAATACGCCTACGCCGATCGCGAAGTGATGCTCTATGCCTACGGCATCGGCCTCGGCGCCGATCCGATGGATGAAAAAGAACTCGCCTTCGTCAACGAGGGCACGCTGACGCCGCGGCCGCTCAAGGTGGTGCCGACCTTCGCATCCGTCGCGGCCTGGGGCTCGGGTCCCGGCGAGATGAACCTCAACCGCGTGATGGTGGTCGACGGCGAGCGCGACATCACCTTCCACCAGCCGCTGCCGGTCGCTGCACACATCACCGCCGACTCCTCCGTGGTCGAGGTCTACGACAAAGGCAAGGACAAGGGCGTCGTCATCGTGCACCAGACCGTGCTGAAGAACGAGAAGGGCGAGAAGCTGGCAACGCTGGTCGCCTCGCGCTTTGCCCGCGGCGACGGCGGCTTCGGCGGGCCGAGCCTGACCCAGCCCGATCCGCACAAGATCCCGTCGCGCGCACCCGACAAGACCATCGACATCACCACGCGTCCCGACCAGGCGCTGGTCTATCGCCTCTGCGGCGATCGCAACCCGCTGCACAGCGATCCGGAGTTTGCGAAGAAGGCTGGCTTCCCGCGCCCGATCCTTCACGGCATGTGCACCTACGGCATCACCTGCCGCGGCGTGCTGCAGACCTATGCCGACTACGACGCTTCCGCGTTCCGCCAGCACGTCGCGCGGTTCTCCTCGCCGGTCTATCCCGGCGAGACCGTGACCATGGACCTCTGGAAGGACGGCAACGTCATCTCGTTCGAAGCCAAGGTGAAGTCGCGCGGGGTGACGGTGATCAAGAACGGCAAGACGGTGCTTGGGTGA
- a CDS encoding Zn-ribbon domain-containing OB-fold protein: MVDAKKYPAPVTNPETAAFWDAAKEGKFMIKRCTACGEAHYFPRSICPFCYSDKTVWEEASGEGTIYTWSLMRKSPTGPYAIGYVTLKEGPSVQTNFVDCDLEKLKIGQKVKVVFKPTDGAPLPFFTVA; encoded by the coding sequence ATGGTAGATGCAAAGAAATATCCGGCCCCGGTGACGAACCCCGAGACCGCAGCGTTCTGGGATGCGGCGAAAGAGGGCAAGTTCATGATCAAGCGCTGCACCGCGTGCGGCGAAGCCCATTACTTCCCGCGCTCGATCTGCCCGTTCTGCTACTCCGACAAGACGGTGTGGGAGGAAGCCTCGGGCGAGGGCACCATCTACACCTGGAGCCTCATGCGGAAGTCGCCGACCGGTCCCTACGCCATCGGCTACGTCACGCTGAAGGAGGGCCCGTCGGTGCAGACCAATTTCGTCGACTGCGATCTGGAGAAGCTGAAGATCGGCCAGAAGGTGAAGGTAGTGTTCAAGCCGACCGACGGCGCGCCACTGCCGTTCTTCACGGTGGCGTAG
- a CDS encoding thiolase domain-containing protein, producing MTIKGKAYIAGIYEHPTRHAPDKSTAQLHAEVAKGAIEDAGISKDDVDGYFCAGDAPGGAWPMVDYLGLNTKKLRHVDSTETGGCSYIIHLGHAAEAIAAGKCSIALITLAGKPRTGAMPPRASGAEADFELAYGATTHNAYGMCAMRHMHDYGTTSEQLAWIKVAASHHAQYNPHAMLKDVVTVEDVLNSPMISDPLHRMDCCVVSDGGGALIVTTPEIAKSLKKPLVKLIGHGEAMKGPRGGKDLDLTYSAGIWSGPRAFEEAGITPQDIKYASIYDSFTITVLMQLEDLGFCKKGEGGKFVADGNLISGVGKLPFNTDGGGLCSNHPVNRGGMTKIIEAVRQLRGEAHPKVQVKNCDLAIAHGTGGLLGVRHAASTAILERV from the coding sequence TTGACCATCAAGGGCAAGGCCTACATTGCCGGGATTTACGAACACCCGACCCGGCATGCGCCGGACAAATCCACCGCGCAGCTCCACGCCGAGGTCGCCAAGGGGGCGATCGAGGATGCCGGGATCAGCAAGGATGATGTCGACGGCTATTTCTGCGCCGGCGATGCGCCCGGCGGCGCCTGGCCGATGGTCGATTATCTCGGTCTCAACACCAAGAAGCTCCGCCACGTCGATTCCACCGAGACCGGCGGCTGTTCCTACATCATCCATCTCGGCCATGCCGCTGAAGCCATCGCGGCCGGCAAGTGCTCGATCGCGCTGATCACATTGGCCGGCAAGCCGCGCACCGGCGCGATGCCGCCACGCGCATCCGGCGCCGAGGCCGATTTCGAGTTGGCTTACGGCGCGACCACGCACAATGCCTATGGCATGTGTGCCATGCGCCATATGCACGACTACGGCACCACGAGCGAACAGCTCGCCTGGATCAAGGTCGCAGCCTCGCACCATGCGCAGTACAATCCGCATGCGATGCTCAAGGACGTCGTCACCGTCGAGGACGTCCTGAACTCGCCGATGATCTCCGATCCCTTGCATCGCATGGATTGCTGCGTCGTCTCCGACGGCGGCGGCGCGCTGATCGTGACGACGCCCGAGATTGCGAAGAGCCTGAAGAAGCCGCTGGTCAAGCTGATCGGCCACGGCGAAGCCATGAAGGGCCCGCGTGGCGGCAAGGATCTCGATCTTACTTACTCTGCCGGCATCTGGTCCGGCCCGCGTGCGTTCGAGGAAGCCGGCATCACGCCGCAGGACATCAAGTACGCCTCGATCTATGACAGCTTCACCATCACGGTGCTGATGCAGCTGGAAGACCTCGGTTTCTGCAAGAAGGGCGAGGGCGGCAAGTTCGTCGCCGACGGCAATCTGATCTCGGGCGTCGGCAAGCTGCCGTTCAACACCGACGGCGGTGGCCTCTGCAGCAACCATCCCGTCAACCGCGGCGGCATGACCAAGATCATTGAGGCCGTGCGGCAGCTGCGCGGCGAGGCGCATCCGAAGGTGCAGGTCAAGAATTGCGATCTGGCCATCGCCCACGGCACCGGCGGCCTTCTGGGTGTTCGCCACGCCGCTTCGACGGCCATTCTGGAGCGCGTGTGA